AAACCTTTGGCTTCCTTGGTGGGGCAACTGGCAGCTGAGGGTGTTCTGCTGAGAGCCTGGGGTAGAAAACTCCTGTCTTTGTCCCACATCCATCTGACATTAGCCCCGGACCATTAACCTGCGGGACTTTAGTGTCACTGTGCCAGTCACTACAGCGTGTTAGTGTGTTGTACTGATAAATACTGCATGTTGCTCTGTGTGCGTTCATATAAATCTACTAAAGTGATTTGTGACTAATGGAGAATTTGACAAACTGCCACGTTCCCTCTGCCAGTCCCCAGTCTCGATCTCTTTTGCTGGATTGTGGTGTCCCGTATGCATTTGTACTTCTTTCAAAGCCCTGGTCTTCAGCCTTACCAGAGACAATCGTGTCTTCACTTTCTTTGGGCCAGTCAATCACTCACACTTTAGCAAACGGTACCTTAGGGAGGCGGGTCTACGTTAAAAGTGCAATATCTACACGGCAAGCTTTTGTAAAGCTGACTGCATTAAAACCAGACACATTGTAGAAGTGCCGATTGAAAAAAGGGTGGACACTTTGTTGGGTTCTTCTTTCTGACCAGGCAATGATGTATTTAGTTAATACATATTAAGTATCCCACATTTAATAGGAAAACAGTTACTCAGTATAATTTGACATAGATTTTTATTTCTCCTCTTGTTAAGTGGATAACTAGAAGTGTTGCGTTGAAATGTAAGGGTTGGTCAGTGTGTAGAAAAATATGATCTTTcactttttgtcatttgttcCGTTCATATTCACATGACAAGGGGTTAAGGACTCCCTACCAGTGATCTCAGTCTTTGTGATTGTTGTAATATGACCTTGTTTGTTGGTAAATGAACAAAGCATCACTGTTTTCATATTGCCCCAGTCCCCTTTTGAACATCTCTCTTAAATTCTTCAGTGACTACTGTAATACGATTGAAGATGAGACATGCATAGATTAAGATGGACAGATCTTAAATGCGTCATGTACCTTTGTGTTGCATCTATGGAAATTGTGCTTCCactgtttagtttagttgacTTGTAAGAATAATGAGTATTCAATGACTATTACAAATAAGTGGTTGTGCAAgagtaaatatattaaaataccgaataaaaatgtataagaCAAAGTTATGAAAGAGTCTCTGTCTTACTGTTTGCCCTGAGCAGGAAAGTGATGTTTGGTGTCGAGGGAATCGTGTAATTCTTCCTGCTGAATTAGGAAGAAACACTGCTGACACTTGTTGCTTTGCTCATCGTTGTTCCTGGACAAGTTCCACACAAAGATGTTACTTTGTAAGGAAATAAAATGTCTATGTGGGAGATACTGCCGAATGTGCgttttatgggaaaaaatgtgttaaaaagtgagtgatttcatattttactgaGGGGGAAACACAGGGTATATTCttccaaaaggtttttttttttgtttttttaaatccgTAGTGTCTCAGTGTTTTATCATGGCTTATTTAGATTTTTACGTCACAAATTCATTTCAGTATTTAGACGTAAACGTACTTCCCCCACACACTCTGAACACAAAACACCAAAGAACAACCAGGAAGACATTTACACTTCAAATGTTATGTTATAATTTCTTCAACAAAACATCTTTTTGTTTCCTTGGCATCAGCTCTTCCACCAAGAAAAACgaacagaaaaatacacaggaAAGTTCTGGAGTATAAATGTTCAAGAGTTATGTAAAAAGTGTTCTTTGAGAAAGTCTACGTAGAAAAGCTGGGTATTAATTATCGAGCGCGACTGTTTACTCCTGCTATTAACAGCTGAGCTTAGATGCAAAAAGACTAAAATAATGCACTTCAGACATTACAAAAAGCTCAGAGAAGCTACAGTTTAATCTACTGCTGGTAttgtatagccaacctttttATTTGTCTTGTCTGTCGCTGTGTGAGAAGTTCCCAAAAAGTTTGAAGCCCCCCAGCAGATGCCTGAAactatatactatacatacTGTAAAGACCCATGTTACCGTGAGTTTGGGCGAGAAAATGGGTCTATTGTAGGAAATTtggaataaagtgttcaaccactgcaGAGACGTACAGGGAATGTAatggggtgaccatgtttgcCAGTGGAACGGGAGAAAGTGTGGGGGAGTGCTAAGtcggctgggaaggctggcttgaggtgcacatccttgaggaaaaggggtctttggaccgagagcattatgttcctgtgtgccggtgttctaatacaAGGGTTTTCATACTGGGGTCTGCAAGAAGAAGCTAGGGGTTCTGTGGAAAActtgacaggaaaaaaaaaaaattacagtaagatcattacataatttattttttaacctaAAGATGTTAAAAACCAAATCTATATATAGTTTTGTGATTTATAAGAGTGGTTCCTTAATACTGTGGAAAAAAGGTACCCTGTCcagttaatgtaaatattttccaatttttcagaaatacaaaaaaactacAGATAATTGTGAGAATTATTATTGGCTATAGTGAGTTtccaaataataaaagaaaactgttactgaaacagcatttcagatgtACGTTTATGTAATATGAATTACAATATGTCTTTACATTATATGAAAGTCTTTACAcgtaaaaatatatagtttcCTTTATATTTTAGGCAAAGGGGTCCCCTGCATGGAATCATCATATCCGAGAGTCCTTGGAATTAAAAAGTCTGAAAACCCCTGTTCTAATAAATGTTCATCGTGAGCACTGCCTGTGTGTCTTTCTTGACCCCATCtcataatttataaattaggcACAATAAGATATTATCATAAGCAAAATAAGGGTTATTTGAAGACAAGCGCTGTGATACTGTGACAGTCCATCTGATAACTGAGATGGCTACTAAACGGGCAGGCAGCTTAGAGCCTGTACAGcgtggatacgctggacaaaaggatgattcacgtcccggGCAGGAAGGGTGCGAGATTTCATCATGCTACTTAGAATAGtgcaatttaaattatgaatgtttactgtatttctagaattttctatttcatttttctgGACTGCGGTAATCTGTGGTTAAGTGAAACTGCAGATATGGGGGTATTGAAAGATGACATTTTAGATAGGACCAGTATCAGTGCCATGAGTCCTGGACTTTAAAAGTGTAATCTTCCGAGCTGTCTTCGGTAGCTCAGCTTTCTGACCAGAGACCGGCAGTAATTCTGAACGTCTGTCACACAGTTACGTATCAGCAATTCTGGACATGCAATCATTTCTCAGAAACAGCTGAAGTGAATCTCACTCCatgcgtttacatttacatatttaccagacacattcctccaaagcaattaagAACCTTAggattacaatgatttacccatttatacagctgggtaaatttattcaattttgAGCTTtgatgggagagcacacttCGAGCTACTGAGGAAGCTTGAGTATTGCTTACAGCACTTTGGTTCATAATATCCCATTCAACCATTCAGCATAAAGTAGTATCAGAAGAGTTATTAGTAGAAGGGGAAAAGGTACTATCAGGTTTAAAAGGGCAGATACAATAATCCAAACGTATTGGTTGTGCTGACCCATGTAGCCCTGCATCAAACACGACTACACAGTATTCCTCTTCCAGGCAGGAGCTACCCTTGCACTGGGACCAGGAGGTTCCACACTTTTGCAGGATGGAATTCACATCACCAGAATGTTAACCTGGTTGTGTATATCAGGTCGGTAGAAGAAAGGAATGCTGGGGTTAATGCCCGGGAAGGGCACACTGCCGGTCTGAGGTTCCTGGATCTCCCGCAGCAGTTGCATGATCTGCCTGGTAGTTCCGTTCTTCTCGGTTTGTTTTATCTGCTCTCTCTTGGGCACTGGATCCAGTGCTGAGTTCAGGGAGTGAGAACAAGTTTGATTGCCTGCATACTCTTCAAAGCAGGCCACTGGTCATGGAAAGGACAATAAGGGAAGAAAGAGCCAGGGCTTTGATAAGAATAAGTTCTTCATCTTTTAAACTCATCCCAGAACTTTCAGCCATAAAGAAATTTTAATCTGGAGAACCTACAACTGGGAATctaagaaaagaagaaaacagcactTCCATGTCGGTTCAAATCCATTCAGAGACTGAAAGACAGATGTCCGTATACCTGGTGGATGGGTAGTCCTCGGCTCTACGTCCTCTTCAAGTTCCGGTTCCATGGTATTGGACAGTAGGTCAGGATCGCTGAAGGAGCCACTGTGCCGGCAGTCCCTCTCTCCTACCAGACGCTCAACAAGCTCCTGCAGCTCTGCCAGCTTCACCTTCAGGGTTACAGGAAAGTCAAGACAAGGCAGGAACCAACCCTGCTCAAGTACATTCACTTTAACCTTGTTTTTCCACCCATTTCTGTCATATGCTAATGCTAGAATTTTCCCAGACACTCCCAGTTCTGTGTAagattattctttttatttattcattaagctcaCTCTTCCCCTAAAgaaacttaccatgttaagtttgtttaataatactgctgttaattatttacccttttatgcagctgggtaatttttactggagcaaatcctggcaagtacctcaatcaagatACTACAAAAGGAGTGGGGATTCCAACTAAGGCCCTCTGACCACAAGATGAAATCTCTAATCACTGTGATACCTTCCAAGCCCTAAAAATGCCTCCCGAGTTGTCTTAGATATAAAAGCAATGATGGGTACAGTGTACTACTAAATTTTACCTTCATGTCTTCCTTCTCTTTGGCCAGCTTACTGATGTATCGATccttctctgtgtttctctgcttcATTAAGGCTCTTTGGTTCTGGTACAGGGCAATATATTCCCCTGGAGATCACAGGTGCACAGACACAATCAGCAGGGTAGCTAGAGTACAGCAGAGAAGCCCAAGGTGGGTGGGAAACTTCAGGGGGCTGCTGCTCACCAATTGTGTCCGTCTCTCCAGAGAGCTGAATGCAGCggtgctccagctcctccagtcGCTCTTTCAAGTCGGCCTTCTCCTGCATCACAGCTCTGAAGCGCAGCTGCAGCTTCTCCATGGTCTCCTTGAGGGCTTCATACACCTCCATCTGCACGGCATCTGCAACCAAGCGCGAGCAGGACAAAGCTAAACACTCCCTGGCAGAAAAAAGGGCTGGTACCCTCGTATCAGCCTCCATATTCACGATCTTGCAGGGAATAAACGTCCGTAGAGAAACGCACTTATTTATATAAGGCCATCTTTTAAATACTAATCCAAGGGCAGTTATCTCTTGTTGACGTACCCTAGAAGTTCAGAGGTGCCTGTCATAGAAAGTTCTCACCTGTGCGTGTACACGGGCTGTGCCGGTGGGCCAGGCTCggtgctgccccctgctggacagcAACATGGTGCAGCCTCCTCTGCTCCTCAAGCTCTTGCCTCAACTTGTCTCTCTCCTCCACCATTCGAGACAGGGTGGACTGCAAGAACTCTTCCTGAATCACACAGAGGGCACATTCAGCTGGCACATTtcatacactcattcatttcCGGGGATTTCCGTGCACAGGATCTACTGACAGCTGATTAGTTATGTTAGCAGAAGCAGCATGCAATGAAAAGGTAGAGCACAGAATTCTGTTTGcactgaacaacaacaacaataataataaatatatattattgcaaaaatgcattataattgcttataaaaagaagaaacagaaaaattaacctTTATAAAAAAATGGGATCATTCTGAGATGTTAATGGACAACAGAACACGTAGGAACTGAGCAAGAGAGGGATGCTGAGACAATGGCTGGGGTGTCATTAGTTTCTCAGGAGAGGCTCATCCAGCTCACTAGTGAGCTCATTTGTCCTGTGGTGGTATTCACATacagaaatcattttttttactttttttccttGTAAAGCAGGAAAAAGCCTAAGGTGTGATTGTACTATGTTAACTTACCAACTCTTCTCTACTGCTCAGCTCTTCTGGGATGGTAATACAGggctttttaaacatttctagaAAGGACTGACTCTCTAACCCATCGCCTgcaagaaggacacacagtagGTAGACAGCTATAGCTACAGTTGGCAAAGGTAAGTATACAGGACAGTAATACCAGGTTACCTCAAATTACTGGTCACAATTCAGGCAGCATTATTACAGCACTACAGAACAGTGAGGTGCTCTACAGACAGCTGactgatacacacacgcacacacacaccttgatcTCTGAGTGTGGTCAATGCTGTACTGCTCTGAGGGCCCTGTACAGCTACCTCAGTCTCCTCATGGCCTTTGGACAACTGCATCAGATTCTCCTGTACAGTAACATCACGATACAGCAGACAAAAATGAGCTCAAAGTAAAtatcttttattaaaatgagaatgagttttattggccgaGTGTGCTGACgtacacaaggaatttgctgtggttcttaaTGTGATGTTCTTGATGTAAAATACAAGGTTAACAGATGTTACCTGAAAATTGTTGTATTTAACAAATATATTTCCATATGACATTACTATATAGTATCACTTTATGCAAAAAGCACTGTATTTCTCATTATACTGACTTTACTACTGATGTACAAAGGGTGGAAGataccattttaaaatatactttatacACTTCATTGGCAGatacaaggaaaacaaaactgctcATTGGCTGATGGtccaaacacattaaaaaaaaaaaaacaagccaacTGAGTAAAGACCTGAAGCACTTAACAGGATGACTTGTGTGTCTGTCACGCTGCCTTGCTCACCTGAGCCTCTTCCAGCTCTGCCTTGTCCTGTACCTCTTGCTGCAGCCTGTCCATCAGCTGCGTCTCCTGCAGGAGGCGCTGCCGCAGTTCCTCCCGCTCTGCGGCCAGCTGTTGGTAACCAGCCGCGTACTTGTGCAGATGGACCAGGTACTGGTGACCCCGCTCCTGGGccacctgcagctcctgcaACCTGGCATCCAGCTGAATACAACAGAAAGGAAGTGACTACCTGTCCATTAAATTCAGCCTAGACTACGTGGGATACAGCAGCATCACCGGGTAAACGACGGGAGGCTCTTCACCGCACAGGAAGAACACGGCAATCACCTGCTCTTTGACAAGGCGCAGCTCCTCTTGCAGCCGGCCCACGTTTCGAGCCAGCTCTTTCTTCACATGCTGCTCTGACTGCAGCCCAATCGTCAGCTCCATGTTTTCATTGGACTAAGAGCAGGACGAACATTATAATTGTTAAGCTCCCAATTAGACGTCGTGATCCAAAGTGATGCTCCCAGCTGAGCTTTTTCATGATTCACTCATTTGTTTAGCTCGACTCTCAATGCAATGACAAGCACGTCAACATTCAACAAAAAAGGCCcagaaaaacaacatgcaaCATGCTGACATGCAGAGAAACCATTcctatttttcagaaatgtactcTGCCCACATGGCTACAGACAAGATATGTGTTTAACTGGACACAGATTAAACATGGAGCTTTCAGTGACCAACAGAATGTGTAGCACTGGGCAATTCCCAGCTTGGGACCCCCTCCGGTCTGGTTCCCACCAGCTTGATGAAGCCGTTCTGCAGCTCGGCAAgctgctccttcagctcctggTTGTGGCTCAGTGCTTCACTAGCGCTGGCTTTGTCCCTCTGGGATTCCTCGAGGACGCGACGGCAGTCCTCTGCCTCCTTCGCCCGCAGTCGGACTTCCTGTTCCAGGTTTTCTAAACGTACCTCCTGCTCCTGACAGAGTCGAGACAACTGCTCATTATCCTGTACCTGGGGACGGAGGACAGGAGGGAGGAGGACAAGTGATGAGGTTATGAGGACAGAGGAAATCACGGGACATGCAATGACCAGCGAGCTTCACAGCGAGAACATGGCGACCTGTGCCTGGTATTGGGAGTGCAGTGAGAGCTTCTCTTGCTCCATGGACTTCAGGGCTTGCTGGAGGGATAGCTCTTCTTCTGTAGGACTCACAGGCAGAAGACGactctctgcctgcttggtcACCACGGCTGCGGACACAGGAACATAGATCTCAGTCAGAACTTATTCCTCATGGGATGTGACTCCCAGGTTTATGCAGAGGAAGCTACAAGGTATAATTAGATTCATAAAAAGACACCAAAGCTCACGTTTCTCCAAGTGGATTCAGTACATGTATGTGAGCATGGCTTCCGTACAGGTGTACGGTGCTTCAGCACACTGTGGTCAGGGTAGGAAGGACCAAGAAAATGCTCCATGCCACTCTCGTACCAGCAGTACTCTTCAGCTCTGTGATCTGAGCCTTCAGCTCCTGGATGTGCGATAAACCGCTGTCCCTCTCCTCTGACAGCAAGGAAACCTGAGTAGGCCACAAAGGAGGTCAGGACACATGATATGTCATCAttcacacaaacagcacagttGTGGTAAAGCGGAGTCGTGTGAACGTGTGAAATGCACTTGCACCATGCAGGatttaaaatacactttgtAAGATATGTGCGTTAACTCTGTACGTTTAATAAAAGCTTTTGAAAGTTTCTCTTCTTTTTGgactgtttttttgtgtgacaGTATTGAATCAGAGATATCATGGCTGGGTTAGATTTTCaatttgtttgttgctttttttgttttctaatttcAGCATACACCTGCACTGCTGCATCAAGGAACGTGAGTTTGTTCTTCTTGACTGTTCTGCATCTTCCTATATCCCCCATTTGCCTTCTCACATGATTCTAGCTGCACTTTGTATACAGATGAAACACCAGGTCAGGTGATTTACCTTCTCAATATTTACCTTAATAGGGCAATTAGGACCTGAGAAAGAGTCAAAAGTAACACCCTCTGCAGAAGATCAATACCTGAGAGAGCAGATGTTCAGTGTTGTTTTTCCAGACCTGTCCTTCCTTTTGCATCTGTGTGACATACTGGTCTCTCTCCACTTGCAGCTGAAAATGAGACTCTTGGAGCTGAAACACAGTTATGAGGGCCACACACAGTAAGAAACAACCACACAGGACATGTTTTCAGATGACATTATGCCATCACACATCTACTACGCACAGCCCAGATCAGTGCTGATCTGTCTTGCTCCATACACCTATGCAATCTGGGCCTGAAACCACAACTTCTCCTCTGGGAGCAGCTGGGTCTGCTGGATGGTGGAGAGCTGGGGGCAGGAAGACATGGGGGAAAGCCTTGTTGTGTGATCATTTGGTGAATAGTGATCAGAGGAGCGACCAgtatttaaaatcattaaaaagtcAAAGTAAAGCCATTACTTTCAAAGGGAATTACTGAAGAAAAAGCACTCATCTAAAAACTGAGCAAAAGTAAAAAGGAtcaggtgaaaaaaaatgacttaagTATCATATTCAGGGatagctggtaacgtagtggtaaGCACTCCTGCCTATGAACCCAAAGggtgcaagtttgaatcccatctccagctatagtaccactgagcaagatacttaccctgaattactccaataaaattacccagctgtataaatgggtaaatgaccataaatcactttggacaaaagcattgaGCAAATGTAGTTTAGCTATATCTTTCACCTAGAGCTGACCTATAAAGTAGAAGGTGTGTTCAGTTGGCTACAACCACCACTTTTGCACTACACAAAGAGCTAGTTGTGCTCAGCTGGCCATGCTGACCTGCTTCATCCTATATAGGGAGATGTCCGGTACAGTGGATGACATGTCCATTTGATTATATGGGCCGATTTTGCCCCACAGAGATCACTGACCAATGAGGAGCATGTCATGTTTTGCTGGCTATACAAACTGCTGACAATAAAGGAGGACGACGTGTTCAGCTGACTAAATAGCTTTGCAACATACAGCGAAATGACTAATATGGTGGAAGGTGTGTTCAGCTGGCTATACAAGCAGGATATTCAGCATACATACAAAGATCTGAAAATTAAGATGGAGGGGGGTGCTTGGCTGCGTATACTAACTGGCCATGTCTTAAACAGAGGTGACCATTGCGGTAGATGTCATGCTCAGCTGGATATGTCAACTAGCATTACTCTTCGCAAAGAGCTACGCAATGAGGTGGTCAGCTTGTCCAGCTGCCTATACTGATAAGCTATACCTTATAAACAGAACTGAGCATTAAAAGTGATGCCCTATCCTGGCACCTATTCCAACTGACAACATCTCACACAGACAGTTGACCAGTAAGTTGGATGGCTTGTCTAGCCGGTTCTTCTAAGACATCAAAATCGAACAATAGGTCGCGTAGGCTTGAAAACGATTTATACAACTACTTTACCGCAGCCAGCTGAATTTTCTCTTAGTGAGTTCAATGATATTTCATGGCCAATGTTGATACTGATGTTCCTGTTAGAAAGCAAGCAGAGCGTAACAAAGCTACCAAGCTAATGAATAACTACATCACAAAAGAATGACTACTTACAAggagatgtttttttaatgcttatttTGGGTGTTGAGTTCATATGTTCACACTAAGACCAACATCCTTCGATGGAAAAGATGATAACAAACAGGTCAGAGCAGCCAGTGTACCCTTTAGAGTTAATACCCACAACTGACCACGACAAAGCAACATAATAAGAAGAGAAAAGAGCATAAGCAACATGACCACTGAAAGTACTGCCATGCATTGAAAGTACTCCAGGGCAGGCTGTGGAATGGATGGTGCTTGCGCTCTACCTGCTGGATCATGAGTTCAGCCTTCTCGAGCTTCTCGCGGAGTTCATCAACGGAGCTCTGGTTCATGCTCTGCTCAAACTGCTCTTTCAGCGCAGAGGCCTGCTGCTTCGCCTCATCCTTTCTGTGGCAAAGACAGATACCCGTGAATCAGAAGTCAAGTCTAGAAGTGGCAAGAGATACTTAGAGTTCACTACAGAAAGAGCAGATCAGCGTAGACTCAAAAAATGTGGAAGCTCCAGTAATCAGTACAAACATGGATTACACAGGCAGAGATGGGTAGAGACATAGTACTTTTAATCTGTTAGTTATACTCAAgcaaatttctgaaaaaaaactttcatcttTAGtgcttttacatttcttttcactgtattctcaattttttaaatttttaccaGGCGGTGTTTAAACTTGCCTTGAAACTAATGATCCGTCATCTTTTACCGTGATTAATTACCGACAACTCCTCATCATCAGCTAACTACTAGATTATTGTCCactgtcagctgtcagtcacagtgtTTTAATGCAATCCAGCTAATTTTTGTAACCAT
Above is a genomic segment from Scleropages formosus chromosome 17, fSclFor1.1, whole genome shotgun sequence containing:
- the LOC108938444 gene encoding golgin subfamily A member 2-like; translation: MAEPSRNARLSAAKKKLKEFQQKHYPASERAGVKKKRKVMEESSSDLHSEAEQPPDNQIFADELRTDSQPGLPADNLCEKPFYDWPPLNRDSCINTEDEHAIDRTTVKKVSEDTGHSDSQTSEIRSLSSTESLRQISEKLSGLVSQSSSSYGITASPPDDGEDLKHQNQVLVGATSSLQTNTELTAEVEQLTQKCQDLSDQLQKERKEFEERLVQEQGIMREQLQVHIQTIGLLVSEKSELQATLSHTQQVTQQKMAEVEELSSCLQSTKQRVSELERTLSSLSAQHKQLEKRSKELKRENDSLKLNLQKQKKDEAKQQASALKEQFEQSMNQSSVDELREKLEKAELMIQQVERKHHPFHSLPWSTFNAWQYFQWSCCLCSFLFLLCCFVVVSSLHHPADPAAPRGEVVVSGPDCIGLQESHFQLQVERDQYVTQMQKEGQVWKNNTEHLLSQVSLLSEERDSGLSHIQELKAQITELKSTAAVVTKQAESRLLPVSPTEEELSLQQALKSMEQEKLSLHSQYQAQVQDNEQLSRLCQEQEVRLENLEQEVRLRAKEAEDCRRVLEESQRDKASASEALSHNQELKEQLAELQNGFIKLSNENMELTIGLQSEQHVKKELARNVGRLQEELRLVKEQVIAVFFLCGEEPPVVYPLDARLQELQVAQERGHQYLVHLHKYAAGYQQLAAEREELRQRLLQETQLMDRLQQEVQDKAELEEAQENLMQLSKGHEETEVAVQGPQSSTALTTLRDQGDGLESQSFLEMFKKPCITIPEELSSREELEEFLQSTLSRMVEERDKLRQELEEQRRLHHVAVQQGAAPSLAHRHSPCTRTDAVQMEVYEALKETMEKLQLRFRAVMQEKADLKERLEELEHRCIQLSGETDTIGEYIALYQNQRALMKQRNTEKDRYISKLAKEKEDMKVKLAELQELVERLVGERDCRHSGSFSDPDLLSNTMEPELEEDVEPRTTHPPVACFEEYAGNQTCSHSLNSALDPVPKREQIKQTEKNGTTRQIMQLLREIQEPQTGSVPFPGINPSIPFFYRPDIHNQVNILVM